The nucleotide sequence ATTTGGGTTGTGTGCACCTTGACATATAACagattactattttttttcctctaaaacaACTGCTAATCAATTTGGTAATTATTACTTGTCTCATTTCACAGTTTTACTCTAAGCAGTCTTGTTGATTTAAATTATTGATCTTGAAACTAATCATCTGCATGACATTAAGTGCACCCTTTGCAAAACCAGGTCATCAGTCAGAACCCATCTGAGCACAAAGGCAATTAACACCCTGCTGATTATGATTCTGATTCTAGcttgataattttaaaaataatatcatTACATAGGTAGATTAATAAGTAAATTAATAACATATTTACCTCCAGCTTGAAATTTTTCAGCACAGCAACATTTTCCTTTACATAAAAAACAGGTTATTGCTGTTGCTTGTGAGGAGGAAGTGGTGGTTATTTCAATTTATCTCTGTACCTTTAACTAATGCtgttatttcttgttttctaaaTTAGAGTGTGCTCTTGTTAAAGCTGATGGTAAATGTGTTTGAGGCAGTCAAAAGAATCACACATCCTCTTTCACCTGGCCTTCAGACAATTCTCAAATTGGGTAAGTACTAAAATAAAGCAGGTAATCTGTAATCAGTGTATAAATCTGGCAAACGTATTAAACTGAAGATGTAAGTGGGATTCTGCTCACAAGGATGGAATACTGTTAAAAGTACTTAATGactgaatttgttttcttcatagAATTCTGTCTTTTTCCCCAGGTCTGTCTTTATtcattgtgttttgtttgtacAATTCAAATAGTATATTTGCTCTTAAGGTTGCCGTTTAGTCTTATGTTTGAATACTTGCACACTGCTTTCATAgtgaaaagaaatgtgattaTGTGGATAAAGTGGAAAAATACTAAGCTCAAAAATTCAAGacttatatatttaatattgaGAATGTAGGTATTTTTGAGTGCACATGCACAGACATATACTACCCATACTTAGTACACAACCAATGGTAGGACACACCATcttatgtatgtatgtatgtatgtatgtatgtatgtatctatctatctatctatctatctatctatctatctatctatctatctatctatctatatgtatgaaaatttatttctgtatttaccTTATACATTAATGCTAAATAAAGATGTAAATATGCAGATTATAAATTATAAAGGTACCTACTGAAACACTGTCAGAAAGATTTAAattgaaaaggattttttgtttataCGAGCTATGATTCAACTTCCTCAGCAGCCAGTGCATCTTTTTAACAACTTCTGAGAATGCTGTTTCAAATGCATAAAAGGAAGTCAGCTCAAGAGATTTAAATCGGGTCTAAATCTGATCTCTGCAATTCTGATTTCAGTTTGAGTCCTTTGCTACAACTCTCATACTAAACATCCTCAGGAAGCTTCTGCTGGACAGTAGAAGTAATTTTGTGAATAAATGTGTGGCTGGTGGTGCCTTTTTGAATTCCTGTAGGATCAGGGAGAATATGCATCTCTCCTGTGATGAGTAGTGGTTGTTCCCCATACGATCTCTGCTGAATTCTTCTGCGAACTAAAGAGTCTTTTCTTAGTAATCATCTGAAGAGAGCTCCCTTCTTAGCCCTCATTGCAGACTGTGGGAAATACCCATGGCTCCCTTTCTTCTAAATGCCCTCACCCAATCACCTTTCTTCTGTATGTCATGCTCATGTTTCAGAGTAGCTTTGTCTAATTGGAATGAAGAGTGACTTTTAGGTAGAAGATATGCTGTCAGACACTCTTTGTATATTCTAACCATGTAGGTCTTAAAAAGACATGAATGGCAGACACATAGAATGGTATTTTTCTTGCAATGATAAAATAACAGTTTCTAAAATAATAACCTACACATGTACCCCTTTAATTCTGTCCATCTGAAGAATTACTGTAGCTGCCAAGGACAAAGGGTAACAGAAACTCCAAGCAAGGTCATGAGTATGTCTCTGGATGAGATCAGAAAGTGTAAAGCAGCGGACAGTGACTAAAATTGTGCAAAGGTGGGCTAGGGGACCACAGCCCTTGGGAAATTGCATAACTTGCCTGCTTGCCCTACACATCTCTGCACTTCTGAGAGACACCTTTAATTTGTTTGAGATTTGCTTCAAAAGGTGCCTAAGCACTTTCAGGCTGTCATATTCCTGCAGCTtctaaaaatcagttttgaaaagCCAGCAGACAAAGCTGAAGAGATagttaaatatttgtttaaaggCAGGAAATTCAAATAAGATGTGATGCCTTGGCTACACCATATAGTTTAGGTCTTTAcccagctgcagccctctgTCATAAGCCAGCATCCCCACATGAGTCATCCTCATTATGCTTTTGGAAAGTATTCTGTCCTTTCTCTCCCCCAATTTCCCCATTGTATCTGGACTTTATCTGCTCCACTTTTACAAATCCTCTTTCTCTCGTTTTCAACATTAGGTAATTCCCAAACAagaaggttttggttttgtagaCTTAGAGCTGACCCATGTGCTCTTCCCAATTGGCAACACAACTagcaaaaagcacaaaaactCTAGATAAAGCTGCCCTTCACAGCCTTGACAAATATGGGACCTCATGTCATCCTGTCCCTGAAATTACTGCTTAAACACTACTTTGCTGATAGGTGCAGTTCTCAGAGAGCAGCTAatggaaagaagggaagggCTGAACTCATGCAAAGGGAGTCTGAGGAATGAAATCTCCTGCCCGTGAGCTCCCGTGTGTGGTGGAGCAAGTTATTTAAACCCAGCTTCCCGCGCGTGGTCACCAATGGCACGTtccccattttatttttctgtgactttAGACTCTGTGATCTGATTTGCAGAAGTCTGATCCTGGATGCAAACAGTCAATGGATTTAATCTTTTACCTGGCTGAAGTCCTTCATAATTTTAAGTACTCTAAGAAGTGATGTTGAGGGGGATCCATGTCTCAAACTGAACATCTTAAGTAATACTTAACTCTAATGACTCAGATTCTCCCTTTTAAATAAAGGTGGTAATACTTTTTTACCACAGGGTGTTGTGCAAATTAAGTAAGCCCCATCTGTAAAACAGTTAGGTATGACAGtgataaagaaaacaattttttttttcatatggtGCTGTCTGAACTGCACACTGAGCACTGCATGGTAAATCTGTGCACTGAGCAAAGACAAAACACCAGTGCTCAGTCTGTTCATACATTGTGCACTATCCTCTGTTCTATAAGAAGATATTATTCTTTTGCTCTTCTATTTCTTCACTAGTGTaataaaaaaggacaaataatGTTATGTTGAAAGAGCTGAGACACTGATAAAGGGTCAGAGTGGGGAAAAAGGGTAAATTGTGTCATTATTGTTATGAAGTATACTAAGGGAGTCCTgtttatattttccatatttcccTCAATACATGGATTCCCATTGTCATACAGAAGTTCTCAAAGTAAACTTTAATTTATTCTAATTTCTTGTGAAGTAACAGTCACATATTCTCATATATCATTTATGAATAAACATTCAATATATAAGTCTGTGCTCTTAATAATGCTGATAAAAACCATTCACTTTCTACAACTGCACATTTTGTAGAGATGTGTGATTTGTTAACATGTTCCAGTGATGAGATTCTGTTTTgagtaggttttttttccaattttgtttttctacttGTTCACACTTCTTGTGCTTGTTTTCTGATTCAATctactttattttctcttcagagatacttgggaaaatattttgaggttCTTCTGAACATATTTTTCTGAGAAGTGTACTGCCAAAATGAATTTTGTAAGTACCTAATTGATAAACTATGTTAGTATATCAATAAAGCAATGACTTTGTAAGACTCAGTTCCTTGAGGCTGCAGATCCAAACACTTATTTCAGGAGTGAAAATCTGAAGAGATGTTTCTGTCAGCAGAATTCACTGTCAAAGCACATTGTTTAATGGATTTTCACTACAGGTGTGGTGTTTGTGGTGCAGGTGCATAGGTTGCCTCTCTAGCTGAGTAGAGAGAAGTAATCATTTTTGGGCTTGACTTAGTCAAGCTACATTAGTATGAAATGCATATCATGCTAGAAAGGCCTGTTTGCCTTTTGTGATGGTAAAGGAAGACTAGACCCCCTAATTCGAATTCAGACTTTTACACTTAGAGTTTTACATTTACACAGACTTTTACTTTTAGAGTCTTCTGTGACAGCAGATTTGTCCTTTCTGCACaatgtatttaaatatgaaGGCCTTTGGGATATCCAAAAGGATTATTTccacatttgtattttaagtatgattttatgaaatttCCTAGATAGGGCTTACAAGCCTTGTCTGTATTGTTAAATGCATTTGTAATTGGAATGTGTGATCATTTATTTATCATGTTTCTACCATACAGGGATTAAAGATTAACATCTGTGTGTTAACTGGTGTTCTCCTTTTCTACAGACAGACCCTAATTCTACAGATTACCCCTATTATTCAGACTATGCTTCTCTGATCACGCCACCTTGTTCTAAACTGGAAGTCAGGAACttcacaaaagcatttctgccAGTTGCATACTCGTTGATTTGTATCATTGGCCTCTTTGGTAACATCTTTGTGGTGATGACCTTCGCTTTATATGAAAGAGCCAAGTCCATGACGGATGTGTACCTCCTCAACATGGCCATAGCAGACATCCTCTTTGTTCTTACTCTTCCACTGTGGGCAGTGAATTACGCTGCTGATGAATGGCTTTTTGGTGACTTCATTTGCAAAATGTCTAGAGGTATCTATGCAATCAACTTCAGCTGTGGCATGCTGCTTTTGGCCTTTATCAGCGTGGACAGGTACATTGCTATCGTACAGGCAACAAAGTCCTTTAAACTCAGGGCGAGGACTCTCGCACATAGTAAACTCATTTGTTTGGCTGTGTGGATATCATCGATTTTAATCTCTAGTCCCTCTTTTCTGTACAATGAAAGTTACAGCTTCTCCATGAATGAAACCAAAGAGATTTGTGATCACAGATCTGCCAGAATGTCTGAAAGCACAACGCTGAAATCGCTGCTGCTATGGCTACAAGttgcatttggattttttataCCTTTCATATTCATGGTTTTTTGCTACACCTTCATTGTCAAATCCTTACAGCAAGCTCAGAAttccaaaagaaacaaagcaattcGTGTGATTGTATTAATTGTAGCTGTTTTCCTAGTTTGCCAGGTACCTTATAACATTGTTCTTCTCATAACTGCTGTCAACATGGGCAAGATTGACAAATCTTGTGACAATGACAAGATAATGGCTTATGCAAAATACACCACTGAAGCCATAGCATTTTTACACTGTTGTGTGAACCCTGTGCTCTATGCTTTTATTGGAGTGAAGTTCAGAAGTTATTTTGTGAAGCTAATGAAGGACCTATGGTGCAAGAGACACAAGAAAGATTATAAACGTAGTTCAAGGACAAACTCTGATACTTATCATTCAAGACAGACTAGTGAAATTCTGTCTGACAATGGATCATCTTTTACTATATAATACAATTTGAACATTAGGACTGAAGGACTCTTCTCACCAAGAAACCCAAACTGATGTCACTGTGCATGTGACAGACAGCAAGTTGTCTGAGCTTCTCTGTGCCTCTAAATGAGATCCAATGATCTACACCTCCtttcaggaaattaatttagatAAAGGAATAATAGTGTCCTGTGTAAAACTAAAGTCTTATTCGCTTCTCTTAATGCTCTTCTAAACTACATCCTCTTGAAACTGTAAAGAAAGTGAAGTTTAAAGAGGAACCCTCATCATTGTATAAGGAAAAAATTGCATCTCATCTGTCCCACAACATTGAAATATCCCCAAAATAATAAGTAAATGAATAAGGTTATGTCTAGGCTCTTTCTTACATTTATGTTGTTTCTGTTAATTACTTCTACCTGGAAATGCTAGTGAAGTGTAGCTCTCCACTGTGCTTATATTGCAGACAGGTCACATTGTGACAATACTAACCCAAAGAGATGGCATTTGAGCAAAGCTCAACAAGGAATGCaaacagtaaaatgaaaaaaacaggcTCAGGACTGCTGACATAGCTGGGTGCTTGGTCTTGTAAATCTTTGCCCAATGCTattctgaacagagagagaagcTTTGATAGAGTTTCCTCTCATTGTTTGGCACAGGATTCAGATGCTGGAATCCGACAAAGCTGATAACCTGATGAATATCTCTTTGTGAAAAGTTGCCTCTTTCTAGCTGAAATTCAcactctgctttttaaaaggcagataACTGGATAAAATTGCAATTACTCCAACACAATTTGTTGGGATGTGATTGGTGACAAAATATGAAGCATTTCTTTGTATTTAGCTATTGCTAGCAAAGATTCCTTAGGAATGCATTTACCAGCTcaaatatgcatatatatattttcagaaattagtTAGAAGTTATTATCTGAAAAAAGAGCAAATCTGACTTAATTCAGCCAAAATTTTTACTGAGTCAATATTTGACTCACTATGAAAATAggaatatttataataaatgcAATTTGTTTTACCCAGCCTTGACTCTTCAGCAAATCCTCAGCAGACCTTCTGCTTATTGAGTGAGCTTTACCACTGTTACAGTCACTCTGGGACAGTGAGGTAGAcagaagcaggagctgaagaTCCCTCGAGGAAATCATTAATAGGGTACTACATGAAACTAGTACTGTACTTGGCTAGTCCAATCCATCCTTGTTTCCTCTGCAGTGTCAGGTTTTTAAATATGGGTACCAGATATGATAAATATTGCATATATTCATCATAACTGAATAGCAATTTTGCAAGGATAtgataaaaaattatgtaaatacaGATGCCTGCATTTGCTGTATGTAGCAATGATGATTTTCTGGAAGAGAATAAAAGTTGTAACTGAATAGGAAAAAATCCCCTCATATCTAAGAGTTCTGTGCTACATGTGTTGCCATGAAACATTCTTTTACCCCGTGCAAAATCTGTCACATCTGAACAGTCTGTCCCTCGTGGGCTCCCTGAGGGAGCGTGCCCCAGGGTGGGAAGttcagagctggagcagctgcagcgGCTCTTGGGCAGAACCTCCCAAGGCTCCAGAGTGTatcccctggctcctgccacCCCACTGGCATTGGCCTTCAGCCCCTGAACTGCCCAAACACTGCCCCAGGGGGGTTCAGGGAGCAGGCAGTAGCCAAGGGACAGTCCCTGACCGggcactgtcactgtcccacCAGCAGTGACTTGCTGATGGAccctgggagagggcagggacagggtgcCAGAGCCTTCCTGAAGTGGTTAGTGGAAAGAGCATCCTCCCTCTGGGGGAGggcagagaaagagaacaaagcAGGGTCTTGCTTTGA is from Serinus canaria isolate serCan28SL12 chromosome 3, serCan2020, whole genome shotgun sequence and encodes:
- the CCR6 gene encoding C-C chemokine receptor type 6 yields the protein MNFTDPNSTDYPYYSDYASLITPPCSKLEVRNFTKAFLPVAYSLICIIGLFGNIFVVMTFALYERAKSMTDVYLLNMAIADILFVLTLPLWAVNYAADEWLFGDFICKMSRGIYAINFSCGMLLLAFISVDRYIAIVQATKSFKLRARTLAHSKLICLAVWISSILISSPSFLYNESYSFSMNETKEICDHRSARMSESTTLKSLLLWLQVAFGFFIPFIFMVFCYTFIVKSLQQAQNSKRNKAIRVIVLIVAVFLVCQVPYNIVLLITAVNMGKIDKSCDNDKIMAYAKYTTEAIAFLHCCVNPVLYAFIGVKFRSYFVKLMKDLWCKRHKKDYKRSSRTNSDTYHSRQTSEILSDNGSSFTI